Proteins encoded by one window of Rhodobacteraceae bacterium IMCC1335:
- the nthB gene encoding nitrile hydratase subunit beta codes for MSRVHDMGGRFGDGPVRREADPEPVFKEEWQAHALALTLAAGSLGRWSLDESRHARECLEPRDYMRFSYYEKWLAGLTDLLVAKSIVTAEELTSLSAQPAAPELQQRRLPAAKVAAVLSSGGPTLRAEAGNGIAFELGQKLRVRRSGNLAVAGGHSRIPAYVMGQVGTIIRLHGNHVFPDSNAHSAGEAPQPLYTLSFAASDLWEDAESDLDQVMLDLWHSYLEPL; via the coding sequence ATGAGCCGCGTGCATGATATGGGCGGACGGTTTGGTGATGGCCCCGTTCGCAGAGAGGCGGATCCCGAGCCGGTTTTTAAAGAAGAGTGGCAAGCCCATGCTTTGGCGCTTACGCTCGCGGCCGGAAGCCTCGGGCGATGGTCGCTGGATGAATCACGCCACGCGCGCGAATGTTTGGAGCCGCGCGATTACATGCGGTTTTCCTATTATGAAAAATGGCTCGCAGGCTTGACAGATTTGCTGGTGGCAAAATCAATTGTCACCGCAGAAGAGCTGACGTCTCTATCCGCCCAACCGGCCGCCCCAGAGCTGCAACAGCGGCGTTTGCCGGCTGCTAAAGTGGCGGCTGTCTTGTCCAGCGGCGGCCCCACATTGCGCGCAGAGGCCGGTAACGGTATCGCGTTTGAACTTGGGCAAAAGCTGCGGGTGCGCAGAAGTGGCAACCTTGCTGTTGCTGGTGGGCATTCGCGTATTCCCGCCTATGTTATGGGGCAGGTGGGCACCATCATCAGGCTTCATGGCAACCATGTTTTTCCCGATAGCAACGCCCATAGCGCGGGTGAAGCGCCGCAGCCACTATATACGCTCAGCTTTGCTGCGAGTGATCTGTGGGAAGATGCTGAGAGCGATCTGGATCAGGTGATGCTGGATTTGTGGCACAGTTATTTGGAACCGCTATGA